Proteins from a genomic interval of Oreochromis aureus strain Israel breed Guangdong linkage group 6, ZZ_aureus, whole genome shotgun sequence:
- the LOC116317357 gene encoding urotensin-2 receptor, producing MNCTFNATLTPQLGLGLSPGAGADESQGSGSGAGGSGGLWVTSLLGTTLIIMCVVGVSGNTYTLIVTRSAALRRTGSMYVYIINLALADLLYLCTIPFVVCTYFAHDWLFGEAGCRILLSLDLLTMHASVFILGVMSLERYRAVAKPFSAHKSSSRNRRLVSGIIWGLSFLLTLPMMVMIRVREGKPTVAGSVKRICYPTWTPEAFKAYIIALFFTSVLVPGLVIVGLYAGLARRYWVAQANLGGSSRSARRTGLKQKVVSMIFSIVVAYWACFLPFWGWQLAKLFSPESLKALSPAAHNYVNFFVTCLTYGNSCINPFLYTLLTRNYKDYLAQKGQSSGSSRADPGSAVTTPLQDF from the coding sequence ATGAACTGCACTTTTAATGCCACCTTAACTCCCCAGCTGGGTCTTGGATTGAGCCCAGGGGCAGGAGCTGACGAGTCCCAAGGGAGTGGTAGCGGTGCTGGAGGTAGTGGTGGCTTGTGGGTGACATCCCTGCTTGGTACTACACTGATTATCATGTGCGTCGTGGGCGTGTCTGgcaacacatacacacttatTGTTACACGCTCAGCTGCTTTGCGGCGCACAGGTTCTATGTACGTTTACATCATTAATTTAGCTCTGGCTGATCTGCTGTACCTCTGCACCATCCCTTTTGTAGTCTGCACCTACTTTGCCCATGACTGGCTGTTTGGTGAGGCCGGATGTCGCATCCTGCTGAGTCTGGACCTCCTCACCATGCATGCCAGTGTCTTCATTTTAGGTGTTATGAGCCTGGAGCGGTATCGTGCTGTGGCCAAACCCTTCAGTGCACACAAGTCTTCGTCCCGCAACCGACGGCTAGTGTCAGGAATTATTTGGGGTCTATCTTTTCTGCTAACGCTTCCCATGATGGTGATGATCCGAGTCAGGGAGGGCAAACCCACTGTGGCTGGTTCAGTCAAGAGAATCTGCTATCCAACCTGGACCCCTGAGGCCTTCAAGGCTTATATCATTGCTCTGTTTTTCACCAGTGTTTTAGTCCCTGGATTGGTAATTGTTGGACTGTATGCAGGGCTGGCTAGGCGCTATTGGGTAGCGCAGGCTAACTTAGGGGGTAGCAGCCGCTCTGCCAGAAGGACAGGACTCAAACAAAAAGTCGTATCAATGATCTTTAGCATTGTGGTAGCTTACTGGGCTTGCTTCTTGCCTTTTTGGGGATGGCAGTTAGCCAAACTGTTCTCTCCAGAGTCCCTCAAAGCTTTGTCTCCAGCTGCTCATAATTATGTAAATTTCTTTGTCACGTGTCTCACATATGGAAACAGCTGTATAAATCCATTTCTCTACACTCTTCTGACTCGGAACTACAAAGATTATTTAGCACAGAAAGGACAGTCATCAGGATCCAGCAGGGCTGATCCCGGGTCAGCTGTGACAACCCCACTGCAGGACTTTTAG